The nucleotide window TTGGCACAGAAAGGAGCGCGGGGACACAGCTGAGGGATGGGGCCAGAAGGGAGGGCCCTCACCTCAGAGTCAAGTGCCAGCACCCCATCTGGGCCAGTGCTCACGAGCCCCACATGCGCTTCTTGTCCCGGGAGTTCGTTAGGAAATAGAATTGGGCCTGTAAGAAAATCTTGTGTGTACCTTGTCTGTGAACAGCCTGATGATTGTTTAATAATCCTCTGGCCTGAGTTATTTCACAGCAATTGCTCCCTGCTACGCATATTGAAATTAcattcagagatttaaaaaaaaatttgtgtgtgtAGCAATATTTTTCCACAAAACTAAGTGCAAAATATCTTTAACAAATAACGATGATAGTAAGAAATATTTGACAGTCATGCAAAAAATGCATCTCAGTTTACAAAGGCTTAGAACATTTCCAAAATATCCCCTAGGTTTCTACACTGTGAACCTTACaatcttactcatttttctttgcatttaaatGTGGCTGTTTGTGCAACAAACGGTAACATGCAAGTTCGATGATCTCCAGTCCACCAAATATCCTCTCTTGCAGCATGAAGATGACAATGGTGATTATAAAATACCACCAAACAAGATTGTACAAATATATGAGTAGGCACATTGCAGGGCTGAACAGGGTCCAATATAGTATTGAGAGAAACTTGACCACAAGGACCCTGAGCTCAGACTTGCAAGGTGGAATTACAGTCTGTCCAGTAAAGTAAAAATTCTTCTCCCCTTGGTAGAAGGAGCGcagcctctcttctttttcctcccaccGCTTGTGGCACCAGAGCTGGAGGTCCTCCTTGGATGTGGGGAGGGTGTCTATTGGGTACCGGTGGACGTGGAAGTGTATCTCCTTGGGGAAGTTCCCATAGAGGAGGTGCCTCTCTGTCTGAGGAATGTTGTGAGGGTATGCCACCGTGATGTCATGGACAGCATCAAGGTTCTTACCTAGgttttggaaaagataaaaatacagaTTGAGTAATGATCAATTCGGGCAGCAATGCTGACTCACACTGCAAGGCAGAACCAAAACAGGAAACAATCAGGACAGAGTGAACCCTGATGAATAAATAGGGCTATAAATACTGGTGTGCCTGGGCACTGGGTCAATATTTACCAGTCGTTTTTAGTTTTTTATCTGCTTGCTAATTACCTCGAAGacctttagaaaaaaattatctttatttgtagAAACAGTAATCTGCCATTCTAGAACTAAATGGACAAACACATTAAATTGGATTTGAGACAAGAATAAAAGAGCAAAGGACTAGCCCTTTTACACCAAAGGGATTCACTGTGTTGACACCTCCTATTAATACACCCTCCTCTCCAAATAGAAACACAGACTTTCTCACCTTTAACCCAATACTACCGTGACAGCTACTGGAAAGAAAAACTCAGAATCAGATTTGATAAAGTGGTCAGAAACACATGACAACTTccatatgatttttttatttttaataataaggcAACTTGAAGTCCGAGTAAGACCCTGACCAGATAGTACACCATCATCCTTAGAAATCTCATGATTAATTACTCTGGAGTTAAGTGTCTTCAGCCAAGTCATCTGCCAGATGCTGGAGATagagagatgaataaaacatggtCCCTAACCTCACTCAAGAGTTCACAACAGAATCAGGGAGACAGGCATGCACAGGGCCCTAAACAAACCACAGAGATTTATGGAAGAGGATAGGTAGGCGGGGGCGGATGGTGCTGGCTCCGCAGGTGGAGCGGTGGGAGAAGAATGTCCAGCACAGCGGGGCTGAGGGCACTAGAAGTAGGGTGAGGCATACAGGATAGGCCCTCATTGACAAACTTTAGAATCTGAACTCAGTTCTGTAGGTGGTAGAGAAGCACCTTAAATGGTAGAGAATGCTTAAAGATTCTTAAACAGAGAAGGGACCAGAATATGTTACATTTTAGCAAGGATTACCTTAGGGCAATGACAAGAATGGTTTGGAAAGGACCAGGGTAAGAGAGGTATAAACAGTAATTTGATGGTCATTACAAGGAAAGAAAGGCAAGAAATGAAGAGGAGGTAGGGGCCAAAGGAAGTGACATGTccaaaaaaattacaaggaagaACTGATGTGACAGAGTGTGGTCAACTGGAAGTGGGAGGGAGGACAGGGTGGAATGAGGCCAGGTTTGTTTCAGACTCAGTGTACTTGAATGGATGGTGGGACCTCTGAGATTAGAAATGTAAATGGAGTGTTAGATCTTTAAGGATTCATGAGAATCACCTAATTGAATCCTGTAtacaaggcccagagaggttaagttttTTGCCCAAAGGCACATGGCGTTGTTGGTGCATGGTCTCTGAACGTTGCTTTCTTCCATATATCTTCAGTGAGAGTGAATCTACGTGGACTCTAATTTGTTACAGAACTATATGATGTAAGTAGAATTAATCTGTGGTGACAGAAATCAGAATAGCGGTTGCGTATGGCGGTGGGAAATGACTGGAAGGGAGCATGAAGAAATTTTCTGGGTGGCAGAAACATTCTATGTCTTGATTAGGGTGTGGATTACATCAAACTGCACATTAAGACTGTGCAATTCActccatttaaattttacctcaatattAACTTCCCACCTTATCTCACCATGTCTACCCTTTCCACCCAACCTATTAGGttgtacttattttttttcaatgattCTTTAAGTCTTCTGTAAATGTGCACTGCCAGTCTCCTTTCCTCTGTGATTTACTTTAGGGTAAGGACCAGGTTTCAATTTGGCTCATAACTGTCTTATGGTCAGGCCTTCATAACAGCTATGTCATAAAAAATGAAAGTACCTACATCAACAAGGCTTAGATTCAAAATTGGAGGGACAGTCCTTTAGGGATGCTGTACACTGTTTACAAGAGAGTAGAGGAGGTGCCACGAAAGGCTCATGGAAGAAGGCTCCAGCACAGTTGGATCTGAATGCCTAGAAGAAAGAGTGGGCCAGACCTGTTTGGCTCTAGAGAAGTGGGTCCAGTGATTAGAAGCCACAGGGAAAGCTTTCTAACTGAGCTGTCGAGAAGTCATGTATTCACCAGCTGAGAAAAGGCCAGCTGGCCACTTGCCTGGTACATTATAGCGGGAATTTACACACCAGAAGTGGGGCTGTCCGATCAACTACCCAAACAAAGACCCACTCTTTCACTGGTACACTGAGCATGACACATCAACTAAGATGGCAATATAATTTGTCTTCCTGTTAACTCGCTGCATTAAAAATCAAGCAACCTTTTGTCTATTAGCATGAATCATGACTATCCTGCTCCTTGATAGGGCACTTTCCCTTGACTCCAGAAGCTAGTTTCATACTTCAGTACACCCTCCACCTGAAGACCTCAGAGCCCATTCATTTATGCCCACCAAACACAACCACGATCCTTGTTCTAGTTTCCATACCTCACCTCCATCTACCCTCTTCCCACTTTCTGTCACAATGGAGGGAAATAAGCTGTCATCACCTCTTGTCACTTGTCATGCCACTTAGCCTCTAATTCAGAATTGAGTTCgcatttcatttactttcaaaACTCCTCCGCAAACATTTCTgcttccatcttctgcccagacTCTGTCGGATTACTGGTCTCGTCAGCTCCTTTGTTCACAGCCTTGGACGGTCTCCTTCCCCAGGCAGCTCCCACCAACTTCCTACTCAGTTACTGTACACCACTTCTCACAGCTCCTCTTCAAGAGCCGCTATATGGCCCAGCCTTTCTTCTGTAGGTGGTTTGTAATGCTTATTGAGCAAATACAATCATGTAGTATTACAAAATGGTATAGCAGTAAGTTATTTACTCTACTAATAAGAAACTAGATTgccctttctttctgctttctacCTGACAACCCGTAGGGTaagctgtgtgtgtatgtgtatgcacacGTGTCTGTTCGAAATATAAATAGCAAGTTTTGAGACAGTGATGGTATCACTTACAGAAATGTTCCTAAGTGAAAAATCCTAGATTCACTGCAGTGCAGAGCATCAAGGGCTGTGGAAgcagacttcctgggttcaaatcctagctttgcCTCTTACCGAGTGAATTACTTAATCTCTGTGACTGACTTAGTTCCTGTATCTATAaactacctcatagggttgttgtgaggagtaaatgagataatagacataaaaacacataaaacaggatctgacacatagtaagtgctcaataaatgttatttgctgttattattattgaatcATAATGTTATCATGTTGGCCTCTAACATGTCTCTCTAACTTTAGCTTCTATTATTAGTCCACTGACGCCAGCATGGTATCTGCAAGGAAAATACAGCAATTGAATGCCCTCTCTATACCACTGTCCAGGGCACTATTTGCCTGGGCCCGAAAGATGCCAATTAGGGGCCTCATGTCTTCTACTCAAGACAaatgttcaaaatattatttcGCAAAACTGCTGAAACATTCCCTCTGCCTCAATATACAAACTCTGACATATTTTATCTCAACTCTCTTCAAAGTCCAACTCAAATCCCAACAGTTCTAAGAAGAGCTTTCTTCAAGTATCCAGGCCCAGAATGATCCTGCCCTCTATGAATGCTTAAGGCACACGCACTGATGCTCACTTGGACTCTCAACTGCCATCCTGTACCAAATGACTAGAAGCTCATGGAAACATACAGCGCCCCAAGGAACCACAAATACCTTAAGGACAAGGACCATGCCTCTCTAGAATCTcggtacctagcacagtgccctgCTCTTAAAGAGGTTCCAAAAATGCTTATTTGAGCAATATTTTTATGGTCTACTATCTTCTCGTCTAAAAATACAGGAGCGAATTATAATGCCTTCTACACAAGGTTGTTATAACAATTTAGTAAACTAATGTGCATAAAGCTCTTTGCATAGCACTGGGCACACAGAAAGTTCCAAAATGTTAGCATCTACTACAACTTCTAGTTGACGAGACTGACTTGCTCCACTGGAATTTTTTCAACTTGGGTTCTATGAATTGTTGGTTCTGAATGAATTACAATAATTTTGGGTGGGGATGGTGAGGTGTCACCTTAAAAAAAGGCAATAGTCCAAAAGTTTCTAATAAATTGCTTGTTTGGAATTTAGAACTTTGGAATGATATAGCTCAACATAATTGAAATACTATCTATTTATATTATAAACAAGAGCAACATTGTAATGTTAGAAACTACAAAAGTCAATAAAGTGGAAAAGGGAGaactggggaaggagagaagaaagatagCTTATACATTTGTCATTA belongs to Equus asinus isolate D_3611 breed Donkey chromosome 6, EquAss-T2T_v2, whole genome shotgun sequence and includes:
- the LCLAT1 gene encoding lysocardiolipin acyltransferase 1 isoform X2, which translates into the protein MFGVKVVITGDAFVPGERSVIIMNHRTRMDWMFLWNCLMRYSYLRVEKICLKASLKSVPGFGWAMQAAAYIFIHRKWKDDKSHFENMIDYFCDIREPLQLLIFPEGTDLTENSKARSNDFAEKNGLKKYEYVLHPRTTGFTFVVDRLREGKNLDAVHDITVAYPHNIPQTERHLLYGNFPKEIHFHVHRYPIDTLPTSKEDLQLWCHKRWEEKEERLRSFYQGEKNFYFTGQTVIPPCKSELRVLVVKFLSILYWTLFSPAMCLLIYLYNLVWWYFIITIVIFMLQERIFGGLEIIELACYRLLHKQPHLNAKKNE